In Flavobacterium hankyongi, the genomic window GTTGATTATCTTTCGATTATTACAGTTATAGTTTGGACAGCAATTTTCATAATTTTATCTTATAAAATACTCAAAAGAAGAGATTTGTAGTATCTTTGCACGCCCAAAATGTGTAAAATACATGAAATCATTTTTAAAACTACTTACATTCTTAAGTTTTACAATTAGTAACGCTCAATACATTCAAGTTGATGATACTTATACAGCGCAACAACTTATTCAGAATGTCTTTGCAAGCAGTGGATGTGCAAATGTATCTAATGTAGTTGTTTCTGGAGGAAACTTTGGAGCAGAGCAAAGTTATGGTTATTTCAACCAAGGCACCAGTACATTTCCGTTTGCTAATGGTATAGTTTTAAGTACAGGAAAAGCAGTTTCTGCGATTGGTCCTAATACAGGAAACTCTAGCGAAGGGGATACTTCTTGGAGTGGTGATGCGGATTTAGAACAAGCCATTAGTGTTAACAATACAATCAATGCAACTGTCATTGAATTTGATTTCATTCCTTTTACAAACAATATAAGTTTTGATTATATTTTTTCATCAGAACAATATTTATCAAGTCCATCAGCAAATCAATGTGGTTATACTGATGGATTTGCGTTTTTACTTAAACCAGTAGGATCCTCAACTTATCAAAATTTGGCACTGGTACCAGGTACAAATATTCCTGTGAGTGTTAATACTATTAGAGGATCTGGAACAATTTGTCCTCCGGCAAACGAACCTTATTTTGATGCTTTCAACGGATTTAATCATCCAACAACTTTTAACGGTCAAACTAAAATTTTAAAAGCAAAATCAGTAGTAACGCCTGGAGTAACCTACCATATCAAATTAGTAATTGCTGACCAAGGAAATAATTTATACGATTCTGCTATATTTCTAGGTGGAGGAAGTTTTCAAAGTAGTACCGATTTAGGAGTAGATCATTTAATTACAACAAATAATCCTTATTGTGCAGGAGAAAATGTAACATTAAATGCAACACAACCTGGAACAAATACTTATAAATGGTTTAAGAATGGTATTGATACAGGAATTACAACACCAACATTCCCTGTAACGGATAATACTAATTCAAATGTTGTTACATATAAGGTAGAAGTTTTGATAAATGGTTCTTGTCTTTCTACTGGTGAAGTAAAATTGCAGTTTGCCGCTCTTCCCAATTTAAGTAATCAAGTTTTAGTCCAATGTGATGACAATAACGATGGTAGTGCTATTTTTAACCTTACAAAATTAGACAACTTAATAAAAAACGGCGACACTTCATTAGGAAATGTATCTTATTATGAAACTATTGGAGGTACAGCAATTGTCAATACAACATCATATACAAGTATTCCTAAGATTATTTATGCTGAAGTAGCAAATTCTAACGGATGTAAATCGACTTGCCAAATAAATTTACAAATTGCCAATAATCCTGTCAATTCTCCCGTTTCATACCAAAAATGTGATGAAGATGGTACTAAAAACGGAATAACAACCTTTGATTTAAATGCAGAAATAACTCCAATTGTAACAACTGGACTACCTTCAGGTTTAACAGTTCAATATTATTCTTCAAAAGTTAATGCTACAACAGAAAATAATGCACTTCCAAATAATTTTATAAATACAACTGCAAACAATCAAACCATTTTTGCTAGAATTATAAATGGTCCAGATTGCTATGGTTTAGTTGAAGTAAACTTAACAGTAAACTATCTGGATCCAATCAATTTTAATACCGAAACTTTTGGTATTTGTCAAGGAAGTCCTTTAACCTTAAGTGTTCCAAATATCTATAGCAATTATTCATGGTTAAATGTTGTAAGTACTACAAATGAAGCAACTATTTCTTCCTCTGGAAATTATTCAGTTGTAGTTACCGATGCTAACGGATGTAAAGCAACTAAAAACTTCATTGTTAAGACTTCTGCCCCTGCATCTAATATTAATGCAGAAATAACTGAGTTTACTGGCAATGAAAACAATTCAATTTTAATTACTTACACAGATAATGGAGGTAATTATGCATTCTCAATTGACCAAATAAATTATCAATCAAGTCCTTTATTTGAAAATGTTCCAGCTGGAGAGTATACTATTTCAGTTAAAGATCTAAATGGATGTCTTCCAACTCCAACAAAAACAATTTATGTTCTAGATTACCCTAGCTTTTTTACTCCAAACGGAGATGGTTATAACGATACTTGGGTAATTAAAAATATAAAAACGAAACCAAATACATTAATTAGCGTTTTTGATAGGTTTGGAAAGCTTGTAAAACAATTTAATTCTAATTCAGAAGGTTGGAATGGTACTTTTAATGGTCAAAATTTACCAGCAACAGATTATTGGTTTACTTTAACACTTACTAATGGAAATATAGTAAGAGGGCATTTCGCGCTTAAGAGATAAAAAACTATCTTTGGGGTTTTTGTTATATAAAAACCGCATGAAATCAAAGTTACTTTTATTAGCCTTATTTTTTAGTTTAAATTGTTTTTCTCAGTTTAGTAAAACACATTATATTCCGCCTTTATCAAATACCGATGCCTATGAAACATTAGGCCAATACATGTATATTTCTACTCCGAGTATTACAGATATAAATTATAGAGTAATCGCCATTGGAGGAGCCGTTACTACAGGAACTGTAAGAAGAGACAATCCTCAAACAGTATTTATTGGAACAGGTTCAGATACTCAATTATTAGCTAATGGCCATGATGTAAGTACAATTCTAAACGATAAAGGCTATATAGTTGAAGCTGATGATCTGATTTATGTAACTGTAAGATTGACCGCAGCTAGTAACAACCACGCTGGAGGATTGGTTTCCAAAGGACTGGCAGCATTAGGAACTCAGTTTAGAATTGGTGCTATGATAAATACTGGAATAGCTACAGATTCCAGACACTATACATTTGCTTCAATTTTAGCTACAGAAAATAATACGGTCATTTCTTTTAGTGATATAAAACCTGGGGTTATACTTAACAACAATACAGCAGCAGGCAATACTCCTGCGAATGTAACATTAAATGCTGGCGAAAGTTACATTATCTCTGCAGAAGGACCCCATCTACAAAATGCTGACGGCTTAATTGGAGCTTTAATATCTTCAACCAAGCCTGTGGCAGTAAATTGTGGTTCTTATGGAGGGTCTAATGGAACTATTAGCAACAACTCTGATATTGGTTTCGATCAAATTGTTTCTGCAGAAAGAACAGGAACAGAATATATATTTATTAGAGGTGATGGTGAAGATGTTATTGAACGACCAACAATTGTTGCAAACGAAAATAACACCGAAGTATTTTTAAATGGAAATACTACTCCTTTTATAGTTTTAAATGCTGGTGAATATGTAGCCTTAAATGGTTCTCAATTTTCTGTTTTAAACAACTTATATGTTAAAACTTCAAAAAAAGCTTTTGCATATCAAGGAATTGGAGGAAGTACACAGGCCAATCAAAACATGCATTTTTTACCTCCACTTAGTTGTGAAACTCCAAAAGCAATAAACAACATTCCTTTTATTAATTCAGTAGGCTCAAATCCGAGTTTCACAGGAACAGTTTGCTTAGTTACTGAAACAGGTGCTTCTCTAGATTTCATAATTAATGGTACAAACCATACTTTAACTAATCTTCCACCTGGAGTAGTAGCTAATGGTCCATTTAATGTTACAGGAAATCCATTATATCAAACCTATATGATAAATGGTTTAACGGGCAATGTGTCTGTATTTTCAAGTAAATCAGTTTATTTATCTTACTATGGTTCGTCAGGCGCAGCTACATATGGAGGGTTTTATTCTGGATTTACATTCAAGCCAGAAATATCATTCAATAAAATTACAGTAACATCAACTAATTGTATTCCTAATGTAAAACTAGCTGTAAATAGTATTACTTCATTTGACACTTTTGAATGGTTTTTTAATGGTGTTTTAATTCCTGGAGCAATTACTAATGAATACACACCAACCCAACCAGGGTATTACAAAGTAAAAGCTAGTATTTCTGGTTGTGGAACACCAATTGAATCAGATGAAATTCCAGTAAGTTCATGTCCTACTAATATTGATGGAGATTTAGCAAATGATAATATTGATATAGACAACAATAATAACGGCATTTTAAACTGCGCAGAATCTTATGGAAATCAAGATATCAATATTGTAAATCCAAATTCAGGACTTGTTTCTGTAGGAACTTACAATAATACCTTTACTGGATTAATTACTAATTCATTACCAACTGCAACAACACCATTTATTGGCAATGCAAATGGCAGTTTTGTAACGGAAATACCCGCAGGAAAAGGTTATTATGTATCATATAAACAAACCTATGCTCAACCTATAAATATAACTTTAGAATATCCATTAACTGCAAATGCAACTGATTTGATTAATGCTAATGCAGAATATGTTGTTAATGCTGATACGAATAAAACTGTAACTGTACTTAATCCAACAAATCAATTATTAATTGACACTAATTATGATGGAATTTATGAAAGTGGTGTTACAGAATTTTCATCATTTGAAATTCGTTTCAGATTAAATGGTAGTGTTCCATTAGCAGCAGGAACAGGAACATTTAAATTTCAATCGTATCAAACATCAACATTCAAAGTAACACACAAAAACTTACTTGATTCAACAGGCAACAAATCAACTTTTAAATTAACAGCTACTTGTGTTCCAAATGATACAGATGGTGATGGTATTCCAAATCAATTAGATTCCGATAACGACAATGATGGTATTTTAGACATCACAGAAGTGCAAGGAAACAATGCGCTTGCTTTATCAAATGCTGATACTAATTCAAACGGCTTAGATAATGCTTTCGAACCAGGCTTAACACCTGTCGATACTGATTTAGATTTAATTCCAGATTATTTAGATCTTGATTCAGACAATGATGGAATTACAGATTTAAATGAAGGAATTGTTGATACAGACAATGACGGAATTAAAAATTATAGAGATTTAGATTCTGATAACGATTTATGTAATGATGTTATTGAAGCAGGGTTTTTAGACGGAAATAGTGATGGAATTTTAGGAGCACTAACGCCCCCAACTGTCAACCAAAATGGATTGGTAACAAGCGGTGTAGGATACACAACTCCAAATTTAAATTATATTGTTTCTGCTCCAATAGAAATCACGCAACAACCACAGACAAATCCAACATGTGAATTAGAAACAGCTACAATTACTGTTGCTGACAATGGAGGAAATACTTATCAATGGCAATTATCTACAGATAATGGTGCAACATGGAGTAATTTATCAAACAACACTATATATTCAAATGTTACTACAAACACTTTGTCTGTAAACAACATTACTAATGCAATGAGTAGTTATAAATATAGAGTTCGTTTAGACAAAACAGGAAATTCTTGTGGATTATTATCAAATGATACTTCCTTATCAATCCTTGCACTACCTGTTGTAAGTTCACCTATTACGATTGTACAATGTGACGATAATCTTGACGGAATTGCAACAGTAAATTTAACAGTTAACAATTCTCAAATATCTGTTGATGCTGCAACACAAACATTTACTTATTACACGAGTCAAACGGATGCACAAAACGAAAATACAGCAACTCAAATTACAAATCCTACAGCTTATCTGAATTCTGCTTCCCCAGGATTTTTCACTGTGTGGACAAGAGTTGAAAATGCTAACGGATGCTTTAGAATAGCTCAGATAAATGTTCAGGTAATTACTACACAAATTCCTGCTTCATACACACAAACATTTAATGTTTGTGATGATTATATCGATGCAGCGAATCCTGATACAGACGGTTTCGCAACTTTTGACGTATCTTCAGTTACAATTGATTTAACAACTAACGTGCTTCCTGCAGGGACATATTCAATAAAATACTATAGAAATGTAGCTGATAGAGACTCACAATTAAACGCTATTGCAAATCCATCAAACTTTAGAAATGACATCCCGAATGCACAAGTAATATGGGCACGTGTCGATAGCTCAGTAAGTAATGCTTGTTTTGGTTATGCTAAAATAAATTTAGTTGTTAATCCTCTTCCAAGTATAGACTTGACTGATCAAGATTATATTTGTTCAGATAACCCATTATATTTAATTACATTAAACGCTGGAATCAATGATGGAAGTTCTACAGCAAATTACACTTATAAATGGTTTAAAAATACTGTAGAGGTAGTTGGTCAAACAGGTTCAACTTTACAAGTGAATCAAGAAGGAGTATATACAGTTGAAGTGACTACAAGTTTTAATTGCTCTAGAACAAGAACTATAACTGTTACCAAATCTAATGCTGCTGTTTTTCTTGGAACGACTATCATAGATTTACAAGAAGAGAATACGGTTACAATTAATGTTACAGGAGATGGTAATTATGTTTACAGCTTGGATAATGAGCTAGGTCCATTTCAAGAGAGTAATACATTTTACGAAGTTTCTCCTGGTATTCATACAGCTTATGTAAAAGACTTATTTGGCTGTAGAACTTCTCAAGAAACTGTAAACGTGGTTGGTGCTCCTAAATTCTTCACTCCTAATGGTGATGGATATCATGATCATTGGAATATTATTGGCTTTAGTAAAACATTTAATGCTAATGCCAAAATTCACATTTATAACAGATATGGTAAACTAATGAAACAAATAAGTGCTACTGATCAAGGTTGGAACGGAACATTTAATGGAGAACCTCAACCAGCTGATGATTATTGGTATACTTTAGAATTAGAAAATGGACGCACAGCAAAAGGACATTTTACTTTAAAACGATAAATTAAATCCCGACAATGTTCGGGATTTTTTTATTGAAAAAATCAAACATAAATATTTGAAAGAAAAAACGTATTTTTATTAAAACGTTTTACCTAAAAATTAAATTATGGGAATTATTGTAACATTAATTATTGGTGCTATTGCAGGTTGGCTTGGTAGTCAAATTTTTAAAGGGAGTAGTTTAGGATTAATTGGCAACATTGTTGTTGGAATTTTAGGAAGCTTTGTTGGTTCTTGGGTTTTTGGTAAGCTTGGTATCAGTATTGGTAGCGGACTTATTGGTTCAATTATAACTGGAGCTTTTGGAGCAATAGTAATTTTAGCAGTTCTCAATTTAATTTTCAAATCAAAATAAAAAAAGCCTCTCAAATTTGAGAGGCTTTTCTTTTATAATAAAAGTATATTAAGCTATTTTAAAACGCTTTCTATCATTTTCGTTTAAGTAAATTTTACGTAAACGTAATGACTTAGGAGTAACCTCTACATATTCATCTTTTTGAATGTACTCTAAAGCTTCTTCTAAAGTGAATTTGATAGCAGGAACAATTCTAGTCTTATCATCAGCACCAGCAGAACGGAAGTTTGTTAACTGCTTAGTTTTAGTGATATTAACAACCATATCATCACCTCTTGAATTCTCACCAATAACCTGACCTTCATAAACATCTTCATTTGGATCTACGAAGAATTTACCACGATCTTGTAATTTATTGATAGAGTAAGGAATTGCTTTACCATTTTCCATTGAAATTAATGAACCGTTGATACGTCCAGCAATTTCTCCTTTGTATGGTTGGTATTCTAAGAAACGGTGTGCCATGATAGCTTCACCAGCCGTAGCCGTTAATAATTGGTTACGTAAACCAATAATACCACGTGAAGGAATGATAAATTTAATAATCATACGCTCACCTCTTGGTTCCATACTCAACATTTCACCCTTACGAACTGTTACGAATTCTACCGCTTTACCTGAAACGTTTTCTGGTAAGTCAATAGTTAATTCTTCGATTGGCTCACATTTAACTCCATCAATTTCTTTGATGATTACTTGTGGCTGACCAATTTGTAACTCATATCCTTCACGACGCATAGTTTCAATTAAAACTGATAAGTGTAATACCCCACGTCCAAATACCATGAATTTATCTGCAGAATCAGTTTCATTAACGCGTAACGCTAAATTTTTCTCTAATTCTTTTGTCAATCTATCTTTTACGTGTCTAGAAGTAACAAATTTACCTTCTTTACCAAAGAAAGGTGAATCGTTAATTGTAAACAACATACTCATTGTAGGCTCATCGATAGCAATTGAAGCTAAAGCCTCTGGGTTTTCAAAATCAGCAACAGTATCACCAATTTCAAATCCTTCTAAACCAACAATAGCACAAATATCACCTGCAACAACTTCAGTAACTTTCTTACGTCCTAAACCTTCAAAAGTATGTAACTCTTTAATTTTTGATTTAGAAATAGAACCGTCACGTTTTACTAAAGAAACATTCATTCCTTCTTTTAAAACACCTCTTTGTAAACGACCAATAGCGATACGACCAGTAAAAGAAGAGAAGTCTAATGAAGTGATTAACATTTGAGGAGTACCTTCAGAAACTTTTGGAGCTGGCACATTATTTAAAACCATGTCTAATAACGGCTCAATGTTTTCAGTCTGATTTTTCCAGTCTTCGCTCATCCAGTTGTTCTTAGCAGAACCATAAACAGTAGGGAAATCTAACTGCTCTTCAGTAGCACCTAATTCGAACATTAAGTCGAAAACTTTTTCATGAACTTCTTCAGGAGTACAGTTCTCTTTATCAACTTTATTGATTACAACACATGGTTTTAAACCTAAGTCGATTGCTTTTTGTAATACGAAACGTGTTTGTGGCATTGGTCCTTCAAAAGCATCTACCAATAAACAAACACCATCAGCCATATTCAATACACGCTCTACTTCACCACCAAAATCGGCGTGACCCGGAGTATCGATAATGTTGATTTTTGTTCCTTTGTAAGTTACCGAAACGTTCTTAGAAGTAATTGTAATTCCGCGCTCGCGTTCAAGGTCATTGTTATCCAAAATTAAATCACCTGTGTTTTCGTTTTCACGAAATAACTGACAGTGATACATGATTTTATCAACCAACGTAGTCTTTCCGTGGTCAACGTGCGCAATAATCGCAATATTTCTAATTGATTCCATGTGTATTTTTTTGTGGTGCAAAAGTACGATTATTTTTTACATAAAAAACATTTTTAATTCATGAGCTAAATACTTAACAATTAAGACATAATAATTAAACAAAATCAACTCAATTTATAGGATAAAAAACTCGAAACCAATCAAATTTAATTAATACATTTATAAAAAATTAGAAGAATTAACTTACATGCAAGCCAATACTATAAACGAAGTAATAGACATTCTAAACATAATAGTTGAAGAATGCAAAAACACCAACAACCCATTAGGATATTTTGCAGTATTATACAGAAAAGTAACCATCAATGTAAAAGAAGGCATTATAAACAATCGTTTTGAAGACAATAAAAGAATGGAAAAACTTGATGTTATATTTGCTAACCGTTACTTCAAAGCTTATTTTGACTTAAAAAACAACCAACCCACTACTAAAAGTTGGGAAACTGCTCTAAAAGCAGGCGCTGGAGAATACCTTGTATTACAACATTTATTATTAGGCATTAATGCTCATATCAATCTAGATTTAGGAATTGTCACCATCAATACCATAGAAAAAGAACCATTAGAAGGGATAAAAAGTGATTTTAACCACATCAATAAACTTCTTTCTGATATGACAGATGAAGTTAAACAAAACATGGGAAGTATTTCTCCAGTTTTTGGAATACTAATGCCTTTAGCAAAAAAATGGGATGATAAAGTAATTCAATTCAGTATTGAAACTGCCAGAGATGGGGCTTGGACATTTGCAGAATGTTTATACAAAGATCCAGATAAATCAGATAACTTAATTAAAGAAAGAGACATTCAAATTGCCAATCT contains:
- a CDS encoding DUF5995 family protein, whose protein sequence is MQANTINEVIDILNIIVEECKNTNNPLGYFAVLYRKVTINVKEGIINNRFEDNKRMEKLDVIFANRYFKAYFDLKNNQPTTKSWETALKAGAGEYLVLQHLLLGINAHINLDLGIVTINTIEKEPLEGIKSDFNHINKLLSDMTDEVKQNMGSISPVFGILMPLAKKWDDKVIQFSIETARDGAWTFAECLYKDPDKSDNLIKERDIQIANLAFKLINPVRTLQWILNTIRFFEYGTVKSKMETLEKKLS
- a CDS encoding T9SS type B sorting domain-containing protein, translated to MKSKLLLLALFFSLNCFSQFSKTHYIPPLSNTDAYETLGQYMYISTPSITDINYRVIAIGGAVTTGTVRRDNPQTVFIGTGSDTQLLANGHDVSTILNDKGYIVEADDLIYVTVRLTAASNNHAGGLVSKGLAALGTQFRIGAMINTGIATDSRHYTFASILATENNTVISFSDIKPGVILNNNTAAGNTPANVTLNAGESYIISAEGPHLQNADGLIGALISSTKPVAVNCGSYGGSNGTISNNSDIGFDQIVSAERTGTEYIFIRGDGEDVIERPTIVANENNTEVFLNGNTTPFIVLNAGEYVALNGSQFSVLNNLYVKTSKKAFAYQGIGGSTQANQNMHFLPPLSCETPKAINNIPFINSVGSNPSFTGTVCLVTETGASLDFIINGTNHTLTNLPPGVVANGPFNVTGNPLYQTYMINGLTGNVSVFSSKSVYLSYYGSSGAATYGGFYSGFTFKPEISFNKITVTSTNCIPNVKLAVNSITSFDTFEWFFNGVLIPGAITNEYTPTQPGYYKVKASISGCGTPIESDEIPVSSCPTNIDGDLANDNIDIDNNNNGILNCAESYGNQDINIVNPNSGLVSVGTYNNTFTGLITNSLPTATTPFIGNANGSFVTEIPAGKGYYVSYKQTYAQPINITLEYPLTANATDLINANAEYVVNADTNKTVTVLNPTNQLLIDTNYDGIYESGVTEFSSFEIRFRLNGSVPLAAGTGTFKFQSYQTSTFKVTHKNLLDSTGNKSTFKLTATCVPNDTDGDGIPNQLDSDNDNDGILDITEVQGNNALALSNADTNSNGLDNAFEPGLTPVDTDLDLIPDYLDLDSDNDGITDLNEGIVDTDNDGIKNYRDLDSDNDLCNDVIEAGFLDGNSDGILGALTPPTVNQNGLVTSGVGYTTPNLNYIVSAPIEITQQPQTNPTCELETATITVADNGGNTYQWQLSTDNGATWSNLSNNTIYSNVTTNTLSVNNITNAMSSYKYRVRLDKTGNSCGLLSNDTSLSILALPVVSSPITIVQCDDNLDGIATVNLTVNNSQISVDAATQTFTYYTSQTDAQNENTATQITNPTAYLNSASPGFFTVWTRVENANGCFRIAQINVQVITTQIPASYTQTFNVCDDYIDAANPDTDGFATFDVSSVTIDLTTNVLPAGTYSIKYYRNVADRDSQLNAIANPSNFRNDIPNAQVIWARVDSSVSNACFGYAKINLVVNPLPSIDLTDQDYICSDNPLYLITLNAGINDGSSTANYTYKWFKNTVEVVGQTGSTLQVNQEGVYTVEVTTSFNCSRTRTITVTKSNAAVFLGTTIIDLQEENTVTINVTGDGNYVYSLDNELGPFQESNTFYEVSPGIHTAYVKDLFGCRTSQETVNVVGAPKFFTPNGDGYHDHWNIIGFSKTFNANAKIHIYNRYGKLMKQISATDQGWNGTFNGEPQPADDYWYTLELENGRTAKGHFTLKR
- a CDS encoding T9SS type B sorting domain-containing protein, which translates into the protein MKSFLKLLTFLSFTISNAQYIQVDDTYTAQQLIQNVFASSGCANVSNVVVSGGNFGAEQSYGYFNQGTSTFPFANGIVLSTGKAVSAIGPNTGNSSEGDTSWSGDADLEQAISVNNTINATVIEFDFIPFTNNISFDYIFSSEQYLSSPSANQCGYTDGFAFLLKPVGSSTYQNLALVPGTNIPVSVNTIRGSGTICPPANEPYFDAFNGFNHPTTFNGQTKILKAKSVVTPGVTYHIKLVIADQGNNLYDSAIFLGGGSFQSSTDLGVDHLITTNNPYCAGENVTLNATQPGTNTYKWFKNGIDTGITTPTFPVTDNTNSNVVTYKVEVLINGSCLSTGEVKLQFAALPNLSNQVLVQCDDNNDGSAIFNLTKLDNLIKNGDTSLGNVSYYETIGGTAIVNTTSYTSIPKIIYAEVANSNGCKSTCQINLQIANNPVNSPVSYQKCDEDGTKNGITTFDLNAEITPIVTTGLPSGLTVQYYSSKVNATTENNALPNNFINTTANNQTIFARIINGPDCYGLVEVNLTVNYLDPINFNTETFGICQGSPLTLSVPNIYSNYSWLNVVSTTNEATISSSGNYSVVVTDANGCKATKNFIVKTSAPASNINAEITEFTGNENNSILITYTDNGGNYAFSIDQINYQSSPLFENVPAGEYTISVKDLNGCLPTPTKTIYVLDYPSFFTPNGDGYNDTWVIKNIKTKPNTLISVFDRFGKLVKQFNSNSEGWNGTFNGQNLPATDYWFTLTLTNGNIVRGHFALKR
- the typA gene encoding translational GTPase TypA, with the translated sequence MESIRNIAIIAHVDHGKTTLVDKIMYHCQLFRENENTGDLILDNNDLERERGITITSKNVSVTYKGTKINIIDTPGHADFGGEVERVLNMADGVCLLVDAFEGPMPQTRFVLQKAIDLGLKPCVVINKVDKENCTPEEVHEKVFDLMFELGATEEQLDFPTVYGSAKNNWMSEDWKNQTENIEPLLDMVLNNVPAPKVSEGTPQMLITSLDFSSFTGRIAIGRLQRGVLKEGMNVSLVKRDGSISKSKIKELHTFEGLGRKKVTEVVAGDICAIVGLEGFEIGDTVADFENPEALASIAIDEPTMSMLFTINDSPFFGKEGKFVTSRHVKDRLTKELEKNLALRVNETDSADKFMVFGRGVLHLSVLIETMRREGYELQIGQPQVIIKEIDGVKCEPIEELTIDLPENVSGKAVEFVTVRKGEMLSMEPRGERMIIKFIIPSRGIIGLRNQLLTATAGEAIMAHRFLEYQPYKGEIAGRINGSLISMENGKAIPYSINKLQDRGKFFVDPNEDVYEGQVIGENSRGDDMVVNITKTKQLTNFRSAGADDKTRIVPAIKFTLEEALEYIQKDEYVEVTPKSLRLRKIYLNENDRKRFKIA
- a CDS encoding GlsB/YeaQ/YmgE family stress response membrane protein, which codes for MGIIVTLIIGAIAGWLGSQIFKGSSLGLIGNIVVGILGSFVGSWVFGKLGISIGSGLIGSIITGAFGAIVILAVLNLIFKSK